A stretch of Aristophania vespae DNA encodes these proteins:
- a CDS encoding D-glycero-alpha-D-manno-heptose-1,7-bisphosphate 7-phosphatase, whose translation MTPTVFLDRDGVINVDVGYPHRIEDFSFIEGAPQAIARMNKCGYLVIVVTNQSGIARGLYTEEQARLFNEHIQSQLSLWGAHIDKFYISPYHPQAIIERYRCDHHDRKPNPGMIEKAFKEFDIDKENSFLVGDRDTDIQAARAAGLKGYLFDGKNLDNFVSPLLKF comes from the coding sequence ATGACCCCAACTGTTTTTCTTGACCGTGATGGTGTTATTAACGTCGATGTTGGTTACCCACATCGTATCGAAGATTTCTCTTTCATAGAGGGCGCTCCTCAGGCAATTGCTCGTATGAATAAATGCGGGTATCTCGTTATTGTTGTAACAAATCAGTCAGGCATAGCGCGGGGTTTATATACTGAAGAACAGGCTCGTCTTTTTAACGAGCATATTCAGTCGCAGCTTTCATTGTGGGGTGCGCATATCGATAAGTTTTATATTTCTCCTTATCACCCACAGGCTATTATTGAGCGTTATAGATGCGACCATCATGATCGTAAGCCCAATCCTGGAATGATCGAAAAGGCATTTAAGGAGTTTGATATTGATAAAGAAAATTCTTTTCTCGTCGGTGATCGTGACACAGACATTCAGGCGGCCCGCGCCGCGGGGTTAAAAGGATATCTATTTGATGGTAAAAACCTCGATAACTTCGTATCCCCTCTTCTTAAATTCTAA